A DNA window from Burkholderiales bacterium contains the following coding sequences:
- the leuC gene encoding 3-isopropylmalate dehydratase large subunit, giving the protein MGAQTLYDKLWASHLMHEQGDGTAFIYIDRHLVHEVTSPQAFEGLKLAGRKPWRMDSVVATADHNTPTMDWDEGIKDPVSRLQVETLDANIRRYGAKAYFPFRDKQQGIVHVIGPEQGATLPGMTVVCGDSHTSTHGAFAALAFGIGTSEVEHVLATQCLQMKKSKAMQIVVEGELGRGVTAKDIVLAIIGKIGTAGGTGYVIEYAGSVIRALSMEARMTICNMSIEAGARAGMMAVDDITVNYIKNRPFAPKGELWDKAMAYWKTLRSDEDARFDKVVNLNATGIKPQVTWGTSPEMVGTVDDRVPDPARESNPVKREAMERALKYMGLQPNTPIQEIKLDKIFIGSCTNSRIEDLRAVAQIVRGKHVAASIKQALVVPGSGLVKRQAEAEGLDRIFREAGFEWREPGCSMCLGMNDDRLQPGERCASTSNRNFEGRQGAGGRTHLVSPQMAAAAAIAGHFVDVRGKLWW; this is encoded by the coding sequence ATGGGCGCGCAAACTCTTTACGACAAGCTTTGGGCAAGCCATCTGATGCATGAACAGGGCGATGGCACGGCCTTCATTTACATCGACCGCCATCTGGTGCACGAAGTCACCAGCCCGCAGGCGTTCGAGGGGCTGAAGCTCGCCGGAAGAAAACCCTGGCGCATGGACTCGGTGGTGGCGACCGCCGATCACAATACGCCGACCATGGATTGGGACGAAGGGATCAAAGACCCGGTTTCGCGCCTGCAGGTCGAGACGTTGGACGCCAACATCCGCCGGTATGGCGCCAAAGCCTACTTTCCTTTCCGCGACAAGCAGCAGGGCATCGTGCATGTGATCGGCCCGGAGCAGGGCGCGACGCTGCCCGGCATGACGGTGGTGTGCGGCGACTCGCACACCAGCACCCACGGCGCCTTCGCCGCGCTCGCTTTCGGTATCGGTACCTCGGAAGTCGAGCATGTGCTGGCAACGCAATGCCTGCAGATGAAAAAATCCAAGGCGATGCAGATTGTCGTGGAAGGCGAGCTTGGCCGCGGCGTGACGGCGAAAGACATCGTGCTCGCCATCATCGGCAAAATCGGCACCGCCGGCGGCACCGGCTACGTGATTGAATATGCTGGCAGCGTCATCCGGGCTTTAAGCATGGAAGCGCGGATGACGATTTGCAACATGTCCATCGAAGCCGGCGCGCGCGCCGGCATGATGGCGGTGGACGACATCACCGTAAACTACATCAAGAACCGACCCTTCGCGCCGAAAGGCGAGTTGTGGGACAAGGCTATGGCGTATTGGAAGACGCTCAGGAGCGACGAAGACGCGCGCTTCGACAAGGTCGTGAATTTGAACGCAACCGGAATCAAGCCGCAGGTGACCTGGGGCACTTCGCCTGAAATGGTGGGCACGGTGGATGACCGTGTTCCCGACCCCGCGCGCGAGTCCAATCCGGTGAAGCGCGAGGCGATGGAAAGGGCGCTGAAATACATGGGGCTGCAGCCGAACACGCCGATTCAGGAGATCAAGCTCGACAAGATTTTTATCGGCTCGTGCACCAATTCGCGCATCGAGGATTTGCGCGCGGTGGCGCAAATCGTGCGTGGCAAACATGTTGCGGCCAGCATCAAGCAGGCGCTGGTAGTGCCGGGCTCCGGCCTGGTCAAGCGCCAGGCGGAAGCGGAAGGGCTCGACCGAATTTTCCGCGAGGCCGGCTTTGAGTGGCGCGAGCCGGGCTGCTCGATGTGTTTGGGCATGAATGACGACCGCCTGCAGCCGGGCGAGCGCTGCGCCTCGACCTCGAACCGCAATTTCGAGGGGCGGCAGGGCGCGGGCGGCAGAACCCACCTGGTGAGCCCGCAAATGGCGGCGGCGGCGGCGATTGCCGGGCATTTTGTCGACGTGCGCGGAAAATTATGGTGGTAG
- a CDS encoding entericidin A/B family lipoprotein, translating to MLRIVLLATVLVAVLASCNTMEGLGKDLSKLGDKIEKKADDKKNY from the coding sequence ATGCTGAGAATCGTTTTGCTTGCAACCGTGCTGGTTGCAGTGCTCGCGAGCTGCAATACTATGGAGGGTTTGGGCAAGGACCTCTCCAAGCTTGGCGACAAGATTGAAAAGAAAGCCGACGATAAGAAAAACTACTGA
- the leuD gene encoding 3-isopropylmalate dehydratase small subunit, which yields MEKFTRLDGLVAPLDRANVDTDSIIPKQFLKSIKKSGFGPNLFDAWRYLDTGEPGKDNRGRPLNPDFVLNAPRYQGAQILLARENFGCGSSREHAPWALLDYGFRALMAPSYAEIFYSNSLKNGLLPIVLDSKAVDQLFREVAAQSGYRLKVDLQAQSVTTPSGQTFSFSIDPHQKHCLLNGLDEIGLTLQHADKIKAFEAQHRARQPWLFS from the coding sequence ATGGAAAAATTCACCCGGCTTGACGGGCTGGTGGCGCCGCTGGATCGCGCCAATGTCGATACCGACTCCATCATCCCCAAGCAATTTCTGAAATCCATCAAGAAGAGCGGCTTCGGGCCGAATCTATTCGATGCCTGGCGCTACCTCGATACGGGCGAGCCGGGCAAAGACAACCGCGGCCGCCCGTTGAATCCGGATTTCGTGCTGAATGCGCCGCGCTATCAAGGCGCGCAGATTTTGCTTGCGCGCGAAAACTTCGGCTGTGGCTCGTCGCGCGAGCACGCGCCGTGGGCGCTGCTCGATTACGGCTTCCGCGCGCTGATGGCGCCGAGCTACGCCGAAATTTTTTACAGCAACAGTCTGAAAAACGGCTTGCTGCCGATTGTGCTGGACTCCAAAGCGGTGGACCAGTTGTTTCGCGAAGTGGCGGCGCAGTCCGGCTACCGGCTCAAGGTGGATTTGCAGGCGCAGAGCGTAACCACCCCCTCGGGGCAGACTTTCAGCTTCAGCATTGATCCCCACCAAAAGCACTGCCTGCTCAACGGGCTCGACGAAATCGGGCTGACTTTGCAGCACGCCGACAAGATCAAGGCGTTCGAGGCGCAGCACCGCGCCCGCCAACCCTGGCTGTTTTCCTGA
- the leuB gene encoding 3-isopropylmalate dehydrogenase: MKIAVLPGDGIGTEIIAQAVKVLQRLARDGLKIEMEYAPVGGAGYDTCGDPLPEATLRLAQAADAILFGAVGGYQYDTLPRPQRPEQGLLRIRKALGVFANLRPALLYPELTQASTLKPEVVAGLDIMILRELTGDVYFGEPRGRRKNAKDDREGFDTMVYSESEIRRIAQVGFNIARKRKRKLCSVDKANVLETSQFWREVVTEVGKQYPDVELSHMLVDTAAMQLVRNPRQFDVILTGNLFGDILSDQASMLTGSIGMLPSASLDANNKGLYEPIHGSAPDIAGKDIANPLAAILSGAMMLRYTFNLEEAASRIEQAVKKVLRQGYRTADILEPGMKKVGTEEMGDAVVSAL; the protein is encoded by the coding sequence ATGAAAATCGCGGTTTTGCCTGGCGACGGCATCGGCACCGAAATCATCGCGCAAGCGGTAAAAGTGTTGCAGCGGCTAGCGCGCGATGGGTTGAAAATTGAAATGGAGTACGCACCGGTTGGCGGCGCGGGCTATGACACGTGCGGCGATCCGCTGCCGGAGGCGACGCTCAGGCTCGCGCAAGCCGCGGATGCGATTTTGTTCGGCGCGGTCGGCGGCTATCAATACGACACGCTGCCGCGCCCGCAGCGGCCGGAGCAGGGTTTGCTGCGCATCCGCAAGGCGCTTGGCGTATTCGCCAATCTGCGCCCGGCGCTTCTATATCCCGAGCTCACCCAGGCTTCCACTTTGAAACCGGAAGTGGTAGCGGGCCTCGACATCATGATTTTGCGCGAGCTGACCGGCGACGTGTACTTCGGTGAGCCCCGCGGGCGAAGAAAGAATGCCAAAGACGATCGCGAAGGTTTTGACACCATGGTGTACTCCGAATCGGAGATCCGCCGCATCGCGCAGGTGGGTTTTAACATCGCGCGAAAACGCAAACGCAAGCTCTGCTCGGTTGACAAAGCCAATGTGCTTGAGACCAGCCAGTTCTGGCGCGAGGTAGTGACGGAAGTGGGAAAGCAATATCCCGACGTCGAGCTTTCGCATATGTTGGTGGACACCGCGGCGATGCAGCTGGTGCGCAACCCCAGGCAGTTCGACGTGATTCTGACCGGCAACCTTTTCGGCGACATTCTGTCCGACCAAGCATCGATGCTGACCGGCTCCATCGGCATGCTGCCTTCGGCCTCGCTCGATGCCAATAACAAGGGGCTTTACGAGCCGATTCATGGCTCGGCGCCGGATATCGCCGGTAAAGACATCGCCAACCCCCTGGCCGCCATCCTCTCGGGGGCGATGATGCTGCGCTATACTTTCAATCTCGAAGAGGCGGCGAGCCGTATCGAGCAGGCGGTGAAAAAAGTGTTGAGGCAGGGCTACCGCACCGCGGATATACTTGAGCCGGGCATGAAGAAGGTCGGCACAGAGGAAATGGGCGACGCGGTCGTTTCCGCCCTGTGA
- a CDS encoding aspartate-semialdehyde dehydrogenase: MSKKYDVCVLGATGVVGEAMFAILEERDFPVCNLYPLASSRSAGTSIRFKGKDIEVIDVSGFDFSKARIGLFSAGASVSAEYAPKAAAAGCVVIDNTAQFRYDKDIPLVVPEVNPHAIAQYKNRGIIANPNCSTIQLVVALKPIYDAVGIVRINVATYQSVSGTGKEAIEELAQQTRDLLNHKDPVAEVYPKRIAFNVLPHIDAFQDNGYTKEEMKMVWETNKIMEDNSIKVNPTTVRVPVFYGHSEAVHLETRKKITAREATEILKKAPGVVVLDERKPGGYPTPATEAAGRDPVYVGRIREDISHPQGLDLWVVSDNVRKGAALNSIQIAEILIEKYLD, encoded by the coding sequence ATGAGCAAGAAGTACGATGTATGTGTGCTGGGTGCGACCGGCGTGGTCGGCGAAGCGATGTTTGCCATTCTGGAAGAGCGCGATTTTCCGGTGTGCAATCTTTATCCGCTGGCCTCTTCGCGTTCCGCAGGTACCTCGATTCGCTTCAAGGGCAAGGACATCGAAGTCATTGATGTGTCCGGCTTCGATTTTTCCAAGGCGCGAATCGGCTTGTTTTCGGCGGGCGCTTCCGTGTCGGCCGAATACGCGCCGAAAGCCGCGGCGGCCGGCTGTGTGGTGATCGACAATACCGCGCAGTTCCGCTACGACAAGGACATCCCGCTAGTGGTGCCGGAAGTAAATCCGCATGCGATTGCCCAGTACAAAAATCGCGGCATCATCGCCAACCCCAACTGCTCGACCATCCAGTTGGTGGTGGCGCTGAAACCGATTTACGATGCGGTGGGAATTGTCCGTATTAATGTTGCGACCTATCAGTCGGTTTCCGGCACCGGCAAGGAAGCGATCGAAGAATTGGCGCAACAGACCCGCGACCTGTTAAACCACAAGGACCCGGTGGCCGAGGTGTATCCCAAGCGCATTGCTTTCAACGTGCTGCCGCATATCGACGCGTTCCAAGACAACGGCTACACCAAGGAAGAAATGAAGATGGTGTGGGAGACCAACAAGATCATGGAAGACAATTCCATTAAGGTGAATCCCACAACTGTGCGGGTGCCGGTGTTCTACGGACACTCCGAGGCGGTGCACCTCGAAACCCGCAAGAAAATCACCGCCAGGGAGGCGACCGAGATTCTCAAAAAAGCACCGGGGGTGGTGGTGCTGGACGAGCGTAAGCCGGGGGGGTATCCCACCCCGGCCACTGAAGCCGCAGGCCGCGACCCGGTGTACGTGGGACGGATCCGCGAGGACATTTCCCACCCGCAGGGGCTCGATTTATGGGTGGTGTCGGACAACGTACGCAAGGGCGCCGCTTTAAACAGCATCCAGATCGCGGAGATTTTAATTGAAAAATATCTGGATTAA